In one Arachis duranensis cultivar V14167 chromosome 9, aradu.V14167.gnm2.J7QH, whole genome shotgun sequence genomic region, the following are encoded:
- the LOC107464233 gene encoding uncharacterized protein LOC107464233 gives MLGLVETKRPSVTRFDISRIWGDSCVGWEYVEATGASGGLLLIWDEGFYDVRNCYKSERWLCVKGNLLQNNFNCAFILVYSAHARDEKLVVWEELSYIAGLCQVPCCFIGDFNEILHVEERRGTDSLSLSAEDFKNWIQDMGLVDLSITDRKFTWFRGRSCSRIDRALVSLEWLEKFPETRLRGGPRGLSNHCPLIVEDKRLRDGPRPFRSLDSWFTHEGFLRMVKEEWRGLQEMQFTDKMNALAGPLRRWHKDKFGDMDNKILMLEEEIKKIDDMVGDGAYDETVEARRKALVTCCSKWYVRKELHWKQMSRSRHARDIDKNTRYFHNIASVRRRSNRVDALVINGRLIRNQARIKIAIRDFYKDLYH, from the coding sequence ATGCTAGGTTTGGTTGAGACTAAAAGACCGTCAGTGACTAGATTTGATATTTCAAGAATATGGGGGGATAGTTGTGTTGGTTGGGAATATGTTGAGGCTACTGGTGCGTCTGGCGGGTTGTTGCTAATATGGGATGAGGGCTTTTATGATGTTAGAAATTGCTATAAAAGTGAGAGATGGTTGTGTGTTAAAGGAAATCTGTTGcagaataattttaattgtgCTTTTATATTAGTTTATAGTGCACACGCTAGAGATGAGAAGCTTGTTGTGTGGGAGGAGCTGAGTTACATAGCTGGTCTATGCCAGGTTCCCTGTTGTTTCATAGGGgactttaatgagattttacATGTTGAAGAAAGGAGAGGTACCGATAGCTTGTCTTTGTCGGCGGAGGATTTCAAGAACTGGATACAAGACATGGGTTTAGTGGATTTGTCGATTACTGACCGTAAGTTCACCTGGTTCAGAGGACGTTCTTGTAGCCGTATTGACAGGGCCTTGGTTAGTTTGGAGTGGTTAGAAAAGTTCCCGGAGACTCGATTACGAGGTGGTCCAAGGGGACTGTCAAACCATTGTCCTCTTATAGTGGAAGATAAGAGATTGAGAGATGGCCCTAGACCGTTTAGAAGCCTTGACTCGTGGTTTACACATGAAGGTTTCTTAAGAATGGTAAAGGAGGAATGGAGAGGGTTACAAGAGATGCAATTCACGGATAAGATGAATGCTTTGGCAGGTCCTTTGAGAAGATGGCATAAAGACAAGTTTGGAGACATGGACAACAAAATTTTGATGTTGGAGGAAGAGATCAAGAAGATTGATGACATGGTGGGTGATGGGGCTTATGATGAAACGGTGGAGGCAAGAAGGAAAGCGCTTGTGACATGTTGTTCGAAGTGGTATGTTAGAAAAGAGTTACATTGGAAGCAGATGTCGCGCTCAAGACATGCCAGGGACATAGATAAAAACACAAGGTACTTCCACAACATAGCTTCGGTGAGAAGGAGAAGCAACAGGGTTGATGCATTGGTTATTAATGGAAGATTGATAAGGAATCAAGCTAGAATCAAGATTGCAATAAGGGACTTCTATAAAGACTTGTACCACTAG
- the LOC107464271 gene encoding uncharacterized protein LOC107464271, translating into MSEGDQTPKLFTNKPRKEQIKRHQKQAPMGTQTAAAAATAPPPPPPPPKESFFRRHKFLLPVLLAVNLAIGVMYFRTNKKDTGVEEEEDASSISTKDATSHVTETTVTLPPITTPVIKQEPIPEDQQRELFKWILEEKRKIKPKDADEKKRIDEEKALLKQFIRSKSIPHI; encoded by the exons ATGAGTGAAGGTGATCAAACTCCGAAGCTCTTCACCAACAAGCCCCGAAAAG AGCAAATCAAGCGCCACCAGAAACAGGCGCCGATGGGCACCCAGACGGCGGCTGCTGCTGCTACTGCTCCTCCGCCGCCGCCGCCACCGCCGAAGGAGTCTTTTTTCCGGCGCCACAAGTTTCTTTTGCCTGTGCTTTTGGCTGTGAATCTCGCCATTGGAG TTATGTATTTTAGGACAAATAAGAAAGATACtggtgttgaagaagaagaagatgcaaGTTCCATCTCAACCAAAGATGCTACTTCTCATGTTACAGAAACGACTGTGACCTTACCACCCATCACAACTCCTGTGATCAAACAGGAACCGATCCCTGAGGACCAACAGCGCGAACTCTTCAAGTGGATActagaagagaagaggaagatcAAACCAAAAGATGCAGATGAGAAAAAGCGAATTGACGAAGAGAAAGCGCTACTTAAACAGTTCATTAGGTCAAAATCTATCCCTCATATCTAA